From the genome of Anopheles merus strain MAF chromosome X, AmerM5.1, whole genome shotgun sequence, one region includes:
- the LOC121597001 gene encoding NADH-quinone oxidoreductase subunit B 2: MLAVRPLLTKALLLPSTNGAAQVLRSKATLPVVEKDKPEKLPYSPFGTKQSNWADWTVARLDDVLNWGRKGSIWPLTFGLACCAVEMMHIAAPRYDMDRFGVVFRASPRQADVIIVAGTLTNKMAPALRKVYDQMPEPRWVISMGSCANGGGYYHYSYSVVRGCDRIIPVDIYVPGCPPTAEALLYGVLQLQKKVKRMKTLQMWYRK; encoded by the coding sequence ATGCTGGCCGTTCGTCCGCTGCTGACGAAGGCGCTGTTGCTCCCATCAACCAACGGTGCCGCCCAGGTGCTCCGATCAAAGGCGACCCTGCCGGTGGTGGAGAAGGACAAGCCGGAGAAGCTGCCGTACTCGCCGTTCGGCACGAAGCAATCGAACTGGGCGGACTGGACGGTCGCCCGGCTGGACGACGTGCTGAACTGGGGCCGCAAGGGCTCGATCTGGCCGCTCACGTTCGGGCTGGCCTGCTGCGCGGTCGAGATGATGCACATCGCCGCCCCGCGCTACGACATGGATCGGTTCGGCGTCGTGTTCCGGGCGTCACCGCGCCAGGCGGACGTCATCATCGTGGCCGGCACGCTGACGAACAAGATGGCACCGGCGCTGCGCAAGGTGTACGATCAGATGCCGGAACCGCGCTGGGTCATCTCGATGGGTAGCTGCGCGAACGGGGGCGGCTACTACCACTACTCCTACTCGGTGGTGCGCGGCTGCGACCGGATCATCCCGGTCGACATCTACGTGCCCGGCTGCCCGCCCACCGCCGAGGCGCTGCTGTACGgcgtgctgcagctgcagaaGAAGGTCAAGCGCATGAAGACGCTGCAGATGTGGTACCGCAAATAG
- the LOC121597112 gene encoding SOSS complex subunit C homolog B, with protein MAFPSTANQDVTKKILEDIQMKKQLLQKGVNSHSPGFGNLYNSSLGFGSLYTPSPLFQLPKHTPATATGQPNDSNQSISKGVWSQAINQSFGFFVPQDSLFGNNILPVLPRYDNPSIHYASTPKF; from the exons ATGGCTTTTCCATCCACCGCAAACCAGG ACgtgacgaaaaaaattctgGAAGACATCCAGATGAAAAAGCAGCTCCTGCAGAAAGGAGTCAACTCGCATTCGCCCGGCTTCGGTAACCTGTACAACTCGTCACTCGGCTTCGGCAGCCTCTACACGCCCTCGCCCCTGTTTCAGCTACCAAAA CATACACCTGCCACTGCCACCGGCCAGCCGAACGACAGCAACCAGAGCATCTCGAAGGGCGTGTGGAGCCAGGCGATCAACCAGTCGTTTGGCTTTTTCGTCCCGCAGGACTCGCTGTTCGGGAACAACATCCTGCCGGTGCTGCCACGGTACGACAATCCGTCGATCCATTACGCTAGCACGCCGAAATTTTGA
- the LOC121597050 gene encoding rRNA N6-adenosine-methyltransferase METTL5, which translates to MACIKLKQLEQFLQTVDDFSEPKVRLEQYTTPSHIASQALYAIQTRHGDLDGRTVLDLGCGPGMLSIGAALLGADLVVGVEIDPDAIEVFRSNCDEFELENVQCVQADVLRLPEIFADRQRPFDTVLLNPPFGTKQNSGADMAFLKVAITLARGAVYSLHKSATREHVKKKALEWKVRPSLIAELRYNLPQTYKFHKRTSVDVAVDLWRFECGDAA; encoded by the exons ATGGCGTGCATTAAGCTGAAGCAGCTCGAGCAGTTCCTGCAGACGGTGGACGACTTTAGCGAGCCGAAGGTGCGGCTCGAGCAGTACACCACGCCGTCGCACATCGCTAGCCAGGCGCTGTACGCGATACAAACCCGCCACGGCGACCTGGACGGCCGAACGGTGCTCGATCTGGGCTGCGGACCGGGGATGCTATCGATCGGGGCCGCCCTGCTCGGTGCCGACCTGGTCGTTGGGGTGGAAATCGATCCGGACGCTATCGAG GTCTTCCGGAGCAACTGCGACGAGTTCGAGCTGGAAAACGTGCAGTGTGTGCAGGCGGACGTGCTACGGCTGCCGGAGATCTTTGCCGACCGGCAGCGGCCATTCGATACGGTGCTGCTGAATCCACCATTTGGGACGAAGCAGAACAGTGGCGCCGACATGGCCTTTCTCAAGGTCGCCATCACGCTGGCCCGCGGTGCCGTCTATTCGCTGCATAAGTCCGCCACCAG GGAGCACGTCAAAAAGAAGGCACTGGAGTGGAAGGTGCGCCCGAGCCTGATTGCCGAGCTGCGGTACAATCTACCCCAGACGTACAAATTTCACAAACGCACGAGCGTGGACGTGGCCGTTGATCTGTGGCGGTTTGAGTGCGGCGATGCGGCCTAA
- the LOC121596928 gene encoding E3 ubiquitin-protein ligase UBR1, which translates to MNVINEWEEMYQTGGLTPEVIVQHLRNIAGTFILPVGADQPQLPDQQQQEQQQQQQQQNVPDPDAQGGNNGFLSGNYVYSDTMARAATIAVMELFICGPNPDNYLEQIRQADTVSSVCGRVFKIGEPTYSCRECSMDPTCVLCSTCFKKSEHRNHKYKMATSGGGGCCDCGDEEAWKKYPFCEEHAVCITDQTQASQQQQAPLPEERKMRCEIVFRAILNYSMQMLQMHGTGNCPELEDDENTHCTILYNDETHTFEQVIQTLTSIVKCEHKTAIEYVTSIDREGRAVVKCASFEVCKKLKEDIENKAMRSTLTTRAMPLKVTVMHRNEVACQHLAMQLLVWLQEFLTKNSTFRSVFAETISKPQVTYNLKFILSNDHNLWKSARACWHRLLISGMLMEYENKKLLATTFTKLYTSLMQDFIRDDHYHSFSIVSLSVQLFTVPTIAHYLIENESAFFKLMHTYFSETIDKYVKNRQLVFIKNTSTMNSFKRAAYILIDLKYLLSFKPEKWTPELRVGFLHGMQQLIRLLKYMQGMDAATRQVGQHLEYEQEWETAFTLHLKLSHLITLVLEWCATDRMVLLKVLRMVITALTETKFIALESETVVCEAANHSASCLTYDVLTRPVSVHLPLTRFLAGLYTVFERHDFTFDKVSQNLPDRPTPEQIIEPVLCARTMMSQVQAGMWRRNGYALINQLFFYRNVKCRYEMLDRDIVILQMGASLIEANEFIIHVLNKYKLLGWLEQDVPERQRAVDAGSGSDEDHMRQAGILVEEFLELLIVIIGERYVPGVGDVTESDRIKKEIVQQLCIKPHSHSELSRALNEDSCSEIMFESVIDDVAVFEKPNSAEKRGVYILKPEYNSWYNLYFYHYSKEDKSRSEERQRLQKKEKNELVCCPPPTLPKLTQIFSTIPTLLQCDVMLKVMHVVMTRALDLRSVSFTEGQLQRVLHLIGYALQEEESGHYPYMTFYDRSQTIGLLPMLEELCNHPRVESLRDLLRWVIQRYKAMEAKRISSIQSEIDRGESSGSGLAMADLDRLEKEQRAKLAALRRAQLMAQMKQAQQTFMNTNPDMFSTESDDSSELGQTEPEQSGADMDWQTTSVQLVALGPNRTPVKPADTAALRHSCILCSEKSVLGTYDSVNMVYAAFVQRSSVLSRYQQTDERGQLQLIETKTHPSPHLTTCGHVMHTTCFDKYYNNEVIKENRRPYRNRAPILFDIEKNEFLCPLCRFLSNCLLPLVPPHETITSSAKARTNASVRAAGGPDSLPDPPITQPNEFTFPLWYAFMQDMVANTAHRVEHPMPPRGSSGGGTPKERAIRATQQDVLIKRFREAEQQPMSLEEEMPTASGGAGGGGAAAAGSAGADGGQQQPEPSQHRQLRDGSRVMMMGGVELPVYENEDDVLLDQYHSNQASLTSTDEEMDSDEDVRWVMDPPIHLNTLVLRDVEPLHGVRLRYYGTTHDPPEISRLFDRTIKYSLLNFAKNVRSFTTVPYKAKRFAEYLAPWLTLSYTIKSIEMQLRVMQRPLGSELSIRYSTCLTGLVRAASAMGPLVKSMTAHYYMLLFLVDVYETLFGLKPSPSFFEWDLFGLLNTCLFTTRSVLYSFVRTERMPKGDTLDHSIVQAIFVVNMLRTIITSVTGMETAQQDTPMADGADEGGECSYAKQREDPGKGPLTDAERNLLTLFQRYNIHQPKSGSVDADDGHDDQHLAEEKKKKQEGSSPQEPVVLRGTLAEQRRISRQLVHDIQLQSHTLLRCCCLLFHGVTDIELPQCTDVPELDYQPMMKYLDLPVDPLAYLRTGEPTYELVERLARCNADQIERMRYARQAQLLGEPKSLFQPALPVRQLIDLPDDYSDLINSVSLFTCPNNIRDDSRNPTMCLVCGEILCSQSFCCQKELDKSPVGSCTYHTAECGAGIGIFLRIRDAEILLLGINKGCFIPAPYLDEYGETDQGLRRGNPLRLCKERYHKLYMIWLTHGLHEEITRRNEAQQTIFATQWQNL; encoded by the exons ATGAACGTTATTAACGAGTGGGAGGAGATGTATCAAACCGGGGGACTGACGCCGGAAGTGATAGTGCAGCATTTGCGAAACATCGCTGGTACCTTCATACTTCCGGTGGGAGCGGACCAGCCGCAACTGcccgatcagcagcagcaggagcagcagcagcagcagcagcaacagaacgTGCCCGATCCGGACGCGCAGGGCGGCAACAATGGCTTTCTGTCCGGCAACTACGTATACAGCGATACGATGGCACGGGCGGCCACCATCGCCGTGATGGAGCTGTTCATCTGCGGCCCGAACCCGGACAACTATCTGGAACAGATCCGACAGGCCGACACCGTGTCGTCGGTGTGCGGGCGCGTCTTCAAGATTGGCGAGCCGACGTACAGCTGCCGGGAATGCA GTATGGATCCGACGTGCGTGCTGTGCTCGACGTGCTTCAAAAAGTCAGAACATCGCAACCACAAATACAAAATGGCTACTTCCGGTGGAGGCGGATGCTGCGACTGCGGCGACGAGGAGGCTTGGAAGAAGTACCCATTCTGCGAGGAACATGCTGTT TGCATTACCGATCAGACGCAGGcgagccagcagcagcaggcaccgCTGCCAGAGGAACGAAAGATGCGCTGCGAGATCGTGTTCCGTGCCATACTGAACTACAGCATGCAGATGCTGCAGATGCACGGCACCGGGAACTGTCCCGAGCTGGAGGATGACGAAAACACGCACTGCACGATTCTGTACAACGACGAAACGCACACATTCGAGCAG GTTATCCAGACGCTAACTTCGATCGTTAAATGCGAACACAAAACCGCAATCGAGTACGTGACCAGTATTGACCGGGAGGGGCGTGCCGTCGTCAAGTGTGCCTCGTTCGAGGTGTGCAAGAAGCTAAAGGAGGACATCGAGAACAAGGCGATGCGCTCCACCCTGACTACCCGTGCGATGCCGCTGAAGGTGACGGTGATGCATCGGAACGAGGTCGCCTGCCAGCATCTGGCAATGCAGCTGCTCGTATG GCTCCAGGAGTTCTTGACCAAAAATTCCACCTTCCGGAGCGTGTTCGCCGAGACGATCAGCAAGCCGCAGGTGACGTACAATCTGAAGTTCATCCTCAGCAACGATCACAACCTGTGGAAGTCGGCCCGCGCCTGCTGGCACCGTCTGCTCATCTCGGGCATGCTGATGGAGTACGAGAACAAGAAGCTGCTGGCGACGACCTTCACCAAGCTGTACACGTCGCTGATGCAGGACTTCATCCGGGACGACCACTACCACTCGTTCTCGATCGTGTCGCTGAGCGTGCAGCTGTTCACCGTGCCCACGATCGCGCACTACCTGATCGAGAACGAGTCCGCCTTCTTCAAGCTGATGCACACCTACTTCTCCGAGACGATCGACAAGTACGTGAAGAACCGGCAGCTGGTGTTCATCAAGAACACGTCGACGATGAACTCGTTCAAGCGGGCCGCCTACATCCTGATCGACCTGAAGTATCTGCTCAGCTTCAAGCCGGAAAAGTGGACGCCGGAGCTGCGGGTCGGCTTCCTGCACGGCATGCAGCAGCTGATCCGGCTGCTGAAGTACATGCAGGGCATGGACGCGGCGACGCGCCAGGTCGGCCAGCACCTCGAGTACGAGCAGGAGTGGGAGACCGCGTTCACGCTGCACCTGAAGCTGTCCCACCTGATCACGCTCGTGCTGGAGTGGTGCGCGACCGACCGCATGGTGCTGCTGAAGGTGCTGCGCATGGTCATCACGGCGCTGACCGAAACCAAGTTCATCGCGCTCGAGTCGGAAACGGTGGTGTGCGAGGCGGCCAACCACAGCGCCTCCTGCCTGACGTACGACGTGCTGACGCGCCCGGTCTCGGTGCACCTGCCGCTGACCCGCTTCCTCGCCGGGCTGTACACCGTGTTCGAGCGGCACGACTTCACCTTCGACAAGGTGTCGCAGAACCTGCCGGACCGGCCGACGCCGGAGCAGATCATCGAGCCGGTACTGTGCGCCCGCACGATGATGTCGCAGGTGCAGGCGGGCATGTGGCGCCGGAACGGGTACGCCCTGATCAACCAGCTGTTCTTCTACCGCAACGTCAAGTGCCGGTACGAGATGCTGGACCGGGACATCGTCATCCTGCAGATGGGCGCGTCCCTGATCGAGGCGAACGAGTTCATCATACACGTGCTGAACAAGTACAAGCTGCTCGGGTGGCTGGAGCAGGACGTGCCGGAGCGGCAGCGGGCCGTCGATGCCGGCTCCGGCAGCGACGAGGACCACATGCGGCAGGCCGGCATACTGGTGGAGGAGTTTCTCGAGCTGCTGATCGTGATCATCGGCGAGCGGTACGTGCCGGGCGTCGGCGACGTCACCGAGAGCGACCGCATCAAGAAGGAGATCGTGCAGCAGCTCTGCATCAAGCCGCACTCGCACTCCGAGCTGAGCCGGGCGCTGAACGAGGACAGCTGCAGCGAGATCATGTTCGAGTCGGTGATCGACGACGTGGCCGTGTTCGAGAAGCCGAACAGTGCGGAAAAGCGGGGCGTCTACATCCTCAAGCCGGAGTACAACAGCTGGTACAATCTGTACTTCTACCACTACAGCAAGGAGGACAAGTCCCGGTCGGAGGAGCGCCAGCGCCTgcagaagaaggagaagaacgAGCTGGTCTGCTGTCCTCCGCCCACCCTACCAAAGCTTACACAAATTTTCAG cACAATACCCACTTTGCTGCAGTGTGATGTTATGCTGAAGGTGATGCATGTCGTGATGACCCGAGCGCTCGATTTGCGATCAGTATCATTCACCGAAGGACAGTTGCAACGT GTCCTCCATCTGATCGGATATGCTCTACAGGAAGAGGAATCGGGCCACTACCCGTACATGACTTTCTACGACCGAAGCCAAACGATCGGGCTGCTGCCGATGCTGGAGGAGCTTTGCAACCATCCAAGG GTGGAATCGCTGCGGGATCTGCTGCGCTGGGTAATTCAGCGCTACAAAGCGATGGAGGCGAAGCGCATCAGCTCGATCCAGAGCGAGATCGATCGGGGCGAGTCGAGTGGCAGCGGGCTGGCGATGGCCGACCTGGACCGCCTCGAAAAAGAGCAGCGGGCGAAGCTGGCGGCGTTGCGCCGGGCCCAGCTGATGGCGCAGATGAAGCAGGCGCAGCAAACGTTCATGAACACCAACCCGGACATGTTCAGCACCGAGAGCGACGATTCGTCCGAGCTGGGCCAGACGGAGCCGGAGCAGagcggcgccgacatggactgGCAGACGACGAGCGTGCAGCTGGTCGCGCTCGGCCCGAACCGTACGCCGGTCAAGCCGGCCGACACGGCCGCCCTGCGCCACTCGTGCATCCTCTGCTCGGAAAAGTCCGTCCTCGGCACGTACGACTCGGTCAACATGGTGTACGCCGCGTTCGTGCAGCGGTCGAGCGTGCTGTCCCGCTACCAGCAGACGGACGAGCGGGGCCAGCTGCAGCTGATCGAGACGAAGACGCACCCGTCGCCGCACCTGACCACCTGCGGGCACGTGATGCACACGACCTGCTTCGACAAGTACTACAACAACGAGGTGATCAAGGAGAACCGGCGCCCGTACCGGAACCGGGCCCCGATCCTGTTCGACATCGAGAAGAACGAGTTCCTGTGCCCGCTGTGCCGCTTCCTGAGCAACTGTCTGCTGCCGCTGGTGCCGCCGCACGAAACGATCACGAGCAGCGCGAAGGCGCGCACGAACGCGTCGGTGCGGGCGGCCGGCGGCCCCGACTCGCTGCCCGATCCGCCGATAACGCAGCCGAACGAGTTCACCTTCCCGCTGTGGTACGCGTTCATGCAGGACATGGTGGCAAACACGGCGCACCGCGTGGAGCATCCCATGCCGCCGCGTGGCTCGTCCGGCGGCGGCACGCCCAAGGAGCGTGCGATCCGCGCCACGCAGCAGGATGTGCTGATCAAGCGCTTCCGGGAGGCGGAACAGCAGCCGATGAGCCTTGAGGAAGAGATGCCCACCGCAagcggtggtgctggtggtggtggtgctgctgctgccggtagTGCTGGTGCCGACGGTGGCCAACAGCAGCCGGAGCCGTCACAGCACCGCCAGCTCCGCGACGGAAGtcgtgtgatgatgatgggcggGGTGGAGCTGCCAGTGTACGAAAACGAGGACGACGTGCTGCTGGACCAGTACCACTCGAACCAGGCGTCGCTGACCTCGACCGACGAGGAGATGGACTCGGACGAGGACGTCCGCTGGGTGATGGACCCGCCCATCCACCTGAACACGCTGGTGCTGCGGGACGTGGAGCCGCTGCACGGGGTGCGGCTGCGCTACTACGGCACGACGCACGATCCGCCCGAGATAAGCCGGCTGTTCGACCGCACGATCAAGTACTCGCTGCTCAACTTCGCGAAGAACGTGCGCAGCTTCACCACCGTGCCGTACAAGGCGAAGCGGTTCGCCGAGTATCTCGCCCCGTGGCTGACGCTCTCCTACACGATCAAGTCGATCGAGATGCAGCTGCGGGTGATGCAGCGCCCGCTCGGCAGCGAGCTGTCGATCCGCTACTCCACCTGCCTGACCGGGCTGGTGCGGGCGGCGAGCGCGATGGGCCCGCTGGTCAAGTCGATGACCGCGCACTACTACATGCTGCTGTTTCTGGTGGACGTGTACGAGACGCTGTTCGGGCTGAAGCCGTCGCCGTCCTTCTTCGAGTGGGACCTGTTCGGGCTGCTCAACACGTGCCTGTTCACCACGCGCAGCGTGCTGTACAGCTTCGTGCGCACCGAGCGCATGCCGAAGGGCGACACGCTCGACCACTCGATCGTGCAGGCCATCTTCGTGGTGAACATGCTGCGCACCATCATCACGTCGGTGACCGGCATGGAGACGGCGCAGCAGGACACACCGATGGCCGACGGGGCCGACGAGGGAGGCGAGTGCAGCTATGCCAAGCAGAGGGAGGATCCGGGCAAGGGGCCGCTCACCGATGCCGAGCGCAATCTGCTGACCCTGTTCCAGCGGTACAACATTCACCAACCAAAGTCGGGATCGGTCGACGCAGACGACGGCCACGACGACCAGCACCTGGCggaggagaaaaagaagaagcaggaGGGAAGCTCGCCACAGGAACCGGTCGTGCTGCGCGGCACGCTGGCCGAGCAGCGGCGCATCAGCCGGCAGCTGGTGCACGACATCCAGCTGCAGAGCCACACGCTGCTGCGGTGCTGCTGCCTGCTGTTCCACGGCGTCACCGACATCGAGCTGCCCCAGTGCACGGACGTGCCGGAGCTGGACTACCAGCCGATGATGAAGTATCTCGATCTGCCGGTCGACCCGCTCGCCTACCTGCGCACCGGCGAGCCCACGTACGAGCTGGTCGAGCGGCTCGCCCGCTGCAACGCGGACCAGATCGAGCGGATGCGGTACGCCCGCCAGGCCCAGCTGCTCGGCGAGCCGAAGTCGCTGTTCCAGCCGGCCCTGCCCGTCCGCCAGCTGATCGACCTGCCGGACGACTACAGCGATCTGATCAACAGCGTGTCGCTGTTCACCTGCCCGAACAACATCCGGGACGATTCGCGCAACCCGACCATGTGCCTGGTGTGCGGCGAGATACTCTGCTCGCAGTCGTTCTGCTGCCAGAAGGAGCTGGACAAGAGCCCGGTCGGCTCGTGCACCTACCACACCGCCGAGTGCGGCGCCGGCATCGGCATCTTTCTGCGCATCCGCGACGCGGAGATACTGCTGCTCGGCATCAACAAGGGCTGCTTCATCCCCGCCCCGTACCTGGACGAGTACGGCGAGACGGACCAGGGCCTGCGCCGGGGCAACCCGCTGCGGCTGTGCAAGGAGCGCTACCACAAGCTGTACATGATCTGGCTGACGCACGGGCTGCACGAGGAGATAACGCGGCGAAACGAGGCGCAGCAGACAATATTCGCCACCCAGTGGCAGAACCTTTAA